From a region of the Procambarus clarkii isolate CNS0578487 chromosome 2, FALCON_Pclarkii_2.0, whole genome shotgun sequence genome:
- the LOC138366127 gene encoding piggyBac transposable element-derived protein 4-like, giving the protein MAWRGRLSFKVYNPIKPEKYGVKQYMLVESISGYIYDFEVYCGIGKTVIETVTGLIEPLMDKGYHLYMDNYYNSVNLSETLRERKVYTCGTIRLPRGTPKELQLKAKGKIPLDTTIFRRKDNTVIILWKDKRVVSLITNLHNADTMQVQRRKRISKRDILSSVEQVTVNKPTAICDYNRYMIGVDHFDQMVKYYQFTRKCHKWTKR; this is encoded by the coding sequence ATGGCATGGCGTGGCCGGTTATCTTTCAAGGTATATAATCCGATCAAGCCTGAAAAATATGGAGTGAAACAGTACATGCTTGTGGAATCAATATCTGGCTACATATATGACTTTGAAGTGTATTGTGGAATAGGTAAAACAGTAATTGAAACAGTCACGGGCTTGATTGAGCCCCTAATGGACAAAGGTTATCATCTCtacatggataactattataactcAGTCAACCTCTCAGAAACGTTACGTGAACGCAAGGTTTACACATGTGGCACCATTAGATTACCACGTGGAACACCCAAGGAACTGCAATTGAAGGCAAAGGGAAAAATACCATTGGATACCACGATATTCCGCCGTAAAGATAACACCGTTATTATACTGTGGAAAGACAAACGAGTGGTATCCCTCATTACAAACTTGCACAATGCAGACACCATGCAGGTTCAACGCAGGAAAAGAATTAGCAAACGTGACATATTATCTTCAGTAGAACAGGTAACAGTCAACAAACCAACTGCCATTTGTGACTATAATCGCTACATGATTGGTGTGGATcactttgatcaaatggtaaaATATTACCAGTTTACCagaaaatgtcacaagtggacaaAAAGATGA